A genome region from Baekduia alba includes the following:
- the rpsI gene encoding 30S ribosomal protein S9 → MSDQTPQDPKDEQEPTTPDTGAEAQADETPTPEAPAAEETAAAEAPQADAEEAPAAPQAAAAPEAPQAEADAPAVDAAPAPAAAPATDAAPATPAAPTADAEQAEDYEEQPTTPRVKPAIPGADLEVDIVLDGEDRPRYSEDEDPDAEEPQASSDDEDVVEEQPITAQIQLADDARYRATGKRKTAIARVILKPGTGNYLINGRTLDEFFPRATLQRTIRQPLETVGYEDRMDVIARMHGGGVSAQAGALRHGISRALLEADPNLRTELKRRGFLTRDARAKERKKAGLKKARKKPQFSKR, encoded by the coding sequence ATGTCCGACCAGACGCCGCAGGACCCGAAGGACGAGCAGGAGCCCACGACGCCGGACACCGGCGCCGAGGCTCAGGCCGACGAGACGCCGACCCCGGAGGCTCCGGCCGCCGAGGAGACGGCGGCCGCCGAGGCGCCGCAGGCCGACGCCGAGGAGGCCCCGGCCGCGCCGCAGGCCGCCGCCGCTCCGGAGGCCCCGCAGGCCGAGGCCGACGCCCCGGCTGTCGACGCCGCTCCGGCGCCCGCCGCCGCCCCGGCTACCGACGCCGCGCCGGCCACGCCCGCCGCCCCGACCGCCGACGCCGAGCAGGCCGAGGACTACGAGGAGCAGCCCACGACGCCGCGCGTCAAGCCGGCGATCCCGGGCGCCGACCTCGAGGTCGACATCGTGCTCGACGGCGAGGACCGCCCGCGCTACTCCGAGGACGAGGATCCCGACGCGGAGGAGCCCCAGGCTTCGTCCGACGACGAGGACGTCGTTGAGGAGCAGCCGATCACGGCGCAGATCCAGCTCGCCGACGACGCGCGCTACCGCGCGACCGGCAAGCGCAAGACGGCCATCGCCCGCGTGATCCTCAAGCCGGGCACCGGCAACTACCTGATCAACGGCCGCACGCTGGACGAGTTCTTCCCGCGCGCGACCCTGCAGCGCACGATCCGCCAGCCCCTGGAGACGGTGGGCTACGAGGACCGCATGGACGTCATCGCCCGCATGCACGGCGGCGGCGTCTCGGCCCAGGCGGGCGCGCTGCGCCACGGCATCTCCCGCGCGCTGCTGGAGGCCGACCCGAACTTGCGCACCGAGCTCAAGCGTCGCGGCTTCCTGACGCGCGACGCCCGTGCCAAGGAGCGCAAGAAGGCCGGCCTCAAGAAGGCGCGTAAGAAGCCGCAGTTCAGCAAGCGCTAG
- a CDS encoding holo-ACP synthase, protein MSGVGLDLLEIERLEAALARRPTLAERLFTEAEREYAAARSRPGQHLAARFCAKEAVAKALALEAWSWQDIEVVSTPEGGPPRVVLHGALAGRGIVVDVSLTHSRGTAGAVAVVRT, encoded by the coding sequence GTGAGCGGAGTCGGGCTGGACTTGCTGGAGATCGAGCGGTTGGAGGCGGCGCTGGCGCGTCGTCCGACGCTCGCCGAGCGCCTGTTCACCGAGGCCGAGCGTGAGTACGCCGCGGCGCGGTCGCGGCCCGGGCAGCACCTGGCCGCGCGGTTCTGCGCCAAGGAGGCCGTCGCCAAGGCGCTGGCGCTGGAGGCGTGGTCGTGGCAGGACATCGAGGTCGTCTCGACGCCCGAGGGCGGCCCGCCGCGCGTGGTCCTGCACGGCGCGCTGGCCGGACGCGGGATCGTCGTCGACGTGTCGCTGACGCACTCGCGGGGAACGGCGGGCGCGGTGGCGGTCGTGCGCACATGA
- the glmS gene encoding glutamine--fructose-6-phosphate transaminase (isomerizing): MCGIVGYVGQRPAQEILLAGLQKLEYRGYDSAGISVIASEGAIESVRAVGNLANLQAAIDALPLPEADAADGGVAVATMTAHPPTTGIGHTRWATHGRVNESNAHPHFDTTNRVHVVVNGIVENYLALKHRLADMGARFTSETDAEVIAHLVSHHQNSSPPTPLIDAVRAAYAELEGHFAFVAMTLDEPDVLVGARRECPLIVGRGEGETFLASAIPAFLAYTRKVQYIENGELVVITPDGTTFLTPAGDELEREVVEIDWDEETAEKGGFETFMLKEIHEQADAIAETIADRTVRADGVDLAEEASFDEELLKDVNRIIIVACGTSYHAGLIGRYAIEEWARIPVEMDVASEYRYRNPVVGPGDLVIGITQSGETADTLAAMRLARDRGARVVAITNVMGSQATRDSDGVLFTRAGLEIGVAATKTFVCQVAVMYMLGLRLGELRGTLAVEDRTRLVSELKRVPHEIDALLAGLDLDEVAQRHYSREFFLYLGRHVGLPVALEGALKLKEISYIPTDAYAAGEMKHGPIALLDESTPVVCIATDSPILDKVVSNVQEVRARGAHVIAVASEGNIEIGEHAEEVIRIPAMDWMLQPLLAVIPLQVLAYKIARLRGLNVDQPRNLAKTVTVE; this comes from the coding sequence ATGTGTGGCATCGTCGGCTACGTCGGCCAGCGGCCCGCCCAGGAGATCCTCCTCGCCGGCCTCCAGAAGCTCGAGTACCGCGGCTACGACTCCGCCGGTATCTCCGTCATCGCGTCCGAGGGCGCTATCGAGTCGGTCCGTGCCGTCGGCAACCTGGCCAACCTGCAGGCGGCCATCGACGCGCTCCCGCTACCGGAGGCCGATGCGGCCGACGGCGGCGTCGCGGTCGCGACGATGACGGCCCACCCACCCACCACGGGCATCGGCCACACGCGCTGGGCGACGCACGGGCGCGTCAACGAGTCCAACGCCCACCCGCACTTCGACACGACCAACCGCGTGCACGTGGTGGTCAACGGCATCGTCGAGAACTACCTGGCCCTGAAGCACAGGCTCGCCGACATGGGCGCGCGCTTCACGAGCGAGACCGACGCCGAGGTCATCGCGCACCTCGTGTCCCATCACCAGAACTCGTCCCCACCCACCCCGCTGATCGACGCCGTGCGCGCCGCGTACGCCGAGCTCGAGGGCCACTTCGCGTTCGTCGCGATGACGCTGGACGAACCCGACGTCCTGGTCGGCGCCCGCCGCGAGTGCCCGCTGATCGTGGGCCGCGGCGAGGGCGAGACGTTCCTGGCCTCCGCGATCCCGGCCTTCCTGGCCTACACGCGCAAGGTCCAGTACATCGAGAACGGCGAGCTGGTCGTCATCACGCCGGACGGCACGACGTTCCTGACGCCCGCGGGCGACGAGCTCGAGCGCGAGGTCGTGGAGATCGACTGGGACGAGGAGACCGCCGAGAAGGGCGGCTTCGAGACCTTCATGTTGAAGGAGATCCACGAGCAGGCCGACGCGATCGCCGAGACGATCGCCGACCGCACGGTGCGCGCCGACGGCGTCGACCTCGCCGAGGAGGCCTCGTTCGACGAGGAGCTGCTCAAGGACGTCAACCGCATCATCATCGTCGCCTGCGGCACCTCGTACCACGCGGGCCTGATCGGCCGCTACGCGATCGAGGAGTGGGCGCGGATCCCGGTCGAGATGGACGTCGCCTCCGAGTACCGCTACCGCAACCCGGTGGTCGGGCCCGGCGACCTGGTGATCGGCATCACGCAGTCGGGCGAGACCGCCGACACGCTGGCCGCGATGCGCCTGGCCCGCGACCGCGGCGCGCGCGTCGTCGCGATCACCAACGTGATGGGGTCGCAGGCCACGCGCGACAGCGACGGCGTCCTGTTCACCCGCGCGGGGCTGGAGATCGGCGTCGCGGCGACCAAGACCTTCGTCTGCCAGGTCGCCGTCATGTACATGTTGGGCCTGCGCCTGGGTGAGCTGCGCGGAACGCTCGCCGTCGAGGACCGCACGCGCCTGGTGTCCGAGCTCAAGCGCGTCCCGCACGAGATCGACGCGCTGCTGGCGGGGCTGGACCTCGACGAGGTCGCCCAGCGCCACTACTCGCGTGAGTTCTTCCTGTACTTGGGTCGCCACGTCGGGCTGCCGGTCGCCCTGGAGGGCGCGCTGAAGCTCAAGGAGATCTCCTACATCCCGACCGACGCCTACGCGGCCGGCGAGATGAAGCACGGCCCGATCGCCCTGCTGGACGAGTCGACGCCGGTCGTGTGCATCGCGACCGACTCGCCGATCCTCGACAAGGTGGTGTCCAACGTCCAGGAGGTTCGCGCCCGCGGCGCCCACGTCATCGCGGTGGCCTCGGAGGGCAACATCGAGATCGGGGAGCACGCCGAGGAGGTCATCCGGATCCCGGCGATGGACTGGATGCTGCAGCCGCTGCTGGCCGTCATCCCGCTGCAGGTGCTGGCCTACAAGATCGCGCGCCTACGCGGCCTCAACGTGGACCAGCCGCGCAATCTCGCCAAAACCGTCACCGTCGAATAG
- the glmM gene encoding phosphoglucosamine mutase, translated as MARRLFGTDGVRGVAGEVLTADLALRLGRAVTAQSPAERPQVLVIRDTRESGEMLESALAAGIASAGGDVLLGGVLPTPAAPLLIGRYGFDLAAVISASHNPYADNGIKFFGPDGFKLSDEAEAAIEARLDEDAASANGAGGTAIGRVRVLHGTLEDYLRELQTRFGDLDLTGVDVVLDCANGATYQAAPEIFRRLGARVTVMADEPDGRNINAACGSTHLDALIAAITAGGHDLGFGFDGDGDRVLAVDRDGVVVDGDELIALAALSLRESGRLKGGVAVTVMSNYGFHVGMREAGVEVAITSVGDRYVLEELRTRGWSLGGEQSGHIIDMGFVPSGDGIASALLTLEALRGGDLAQRAGMKKIPQRLVNVPVADRDAAMHSDRLAAAIERESEALEGRGRVLVRPSGTEQLVRVMVEAPSHEETDAVAARLVEVVVATSATT; from the coding sequence ATGGCCCGCCGGCTCTTCGGAACCGACGGCGTCCGCGGCGTCGCCGGCGAGGTCCTCACCGCGGACCTCGCCCTGCGGCTGGGTCGTGCCGTCACGGCCCAGTCGCCCGCCGAGCGCCCGCAGGTGCTCGTCATCCGCGACACGCGCGAGTCCGGCGAGATGCTGGAGTCCGCGCTCGCGGCCGGGATCGCGTCCGCCGGCGGCGACGTGCTGCTGGGCGGCGTGCTGCCGACCCCGGCCGCGCCGCTCCTCATCGGCCGCTACGGCTTCGACCTCGCCGCGGTCATCTCGGCGTCGCACAACCCGTACGCCGACAACGGCATCAAGTTCTTCGGCCCGGACGGCTTCAAGCTCTCCGACGAGGCCGAGGCCGCGATCGAGGCGCGCCTGGACGAAGACGCCGCGTCCGCCAACGGCGCGGGCGGCACCGCGATCGGCCGCGTCCGCGTCCTGCACGGCACGCTCGAGGACTACCTGCGCGAGCTTCAGACGCGTTTCGGCGACCTGGACCTGACCGGCGTCGACGTCGTGCTGGACTGCGCCAACGGCGCGACCTATCAGGCGGCGCCGGAGATCTTCCGCCGCCTCGGCGCGCGCGTGACGGTCATGGCCGACGAGCCCGACGGCCGCAACATCAACGCCGCGTGCGGCTCGACGCACCTCGACGCGCTGATCGCCGCGATCACCGCCGGCGGCCACGACCTCGGCTTCGGGTTCGACGGCGACGGCGACCGCGTCCTGGCCGTCGACCGCGACGGCGTCGTCGTCGACGGCGACGAGCTGATCGCGCTCGCGGCCTTGTCGCTGCGCGAGAGCGGCCGGCTCAAGGGCGGCGTCGCGGTGACCGTGATGTCCAACTACGGCTTCCACGTCGGCATGCGCGAGGCGGGCGTCGAGGTCGCGATCACGTCGGTCGGCGACCGCTACGTCCTCGAGGAGCTGCGCACGCGCGGCTGGTCGTTGGGCGGCGAGCAGTCCGGCCACATCATCGACATGGGGTTCGTGCCCTCGGGCGACGGGATCGCGTCCGCGCTGCTGACGCTCGAGGCGCTGCGCGGCGGCGACCTGGCCCAGCGCGCGGGCATGAAGAAGATCCCGCAGCGGCTCGTCAACGTCCCGGTCGCCGACCGCGACGCGGCGATGCACAGCGACCGGCTGGCCGCCGCGATCGAGCGCGAGAGCGAGGCGCTGGAGGGCCGCGGCCGCGTGCTCGTGCGCCCGTCCGGGACCGAGCAGCTGGTGCGCGTCATGGTCGAGGCGCCGTCTCACGAGGAGACCGACGCAGTCGCCGCGCGCCTCGTGGAGGTCGTGGTCGCCACTTCGGCGACGACGTGA
- a CDS encoding NAD(P)H-hydrate dehydratase — MTSLPEGLEPLLDVDQLRASDRWAIEELAIPGVALMERAAEGLARLVAEAAPGGDVVVVCGGGNNGGDGYAAARLLRGAGRAVRVLHTSDPAQLSGDAAVMRDRLDGDPPAAFSADGLRGAAVVVDAMLGTGFSGTPREPVAGAIAAINALDFAVVVAADVPSGVDAATGAVEAGAVHADVTATFHAALPGLWILPGKAQAGRVAVVDIGIPHDGNPVAPWCGLIGERILSSYPRRGQESTKFASGHVLVAGGARGLTGAPSLASMAAMRAGAGYVTACVPGSLNDIFEVKLTEVMTAPLPDEAGAHVEAGADEVVDRAQQRGGALVLGPGIGRSDGALAFARRVAREADVALVLDADGLNAHAGRLEVLAGRGKPAVLTPHAGELARLLKVESAAVNARRLEHVRDAARRSGCIVVLKGDDTLVAEPEGRVGISRGGSPALATAGTGDVLSGILGAFLARGMAPFEAACAAVFTHAEAGRRAAVLLDGPDGVIASDVVDELPHTLSAGRLE; from the coding sequence ATGACGTCCCTCCCGGAGGGCCTGGAGCCGCTGCTCGACGTCGACCAGCTGCGGGCCAGCGACCGCTGGGCGATCGAGGAGCTCGCGATCCCGGGCGTCGCGCTGATGGAGCGCGCGGCCGAAGGACTGGCGCGCCTGGTGGCCGAGGCGGCGCCCGGCGGCGACGTCGTCGTCGTGTGCGGCGGCGGCAACAACGGCGGCGACGGCTACGCGGCCGCGCGGCTGCTGCGCGGCGCCGGGCGGGCGGTGCGCGTCCTGCACACGTCGGATCCGGCGCAGCTCAGCGGGGACGCGGCGGTCATGCGCGACCGGCTGGACGGCGACCCGCCCGCGGCGTTCTCGGCGGACGGGCTGCGCGGCGCCGCGGTCGTCGTCGACGCGATGCTCGGCACGGGGTTCAGCGGCACGCCGCGGGAACCGGTCGCGGGAGCGATCGCGGCCATCAACGCCCTGGATTTCGCCGTTGTCGTGGCCGCCGACGTGCCGAGCGGGGTCGATGCCGCGACGGGCGCGGTCGAGGCCGGCGCCGTGCACGCGGACGTGACCGCGACGTTCCACGCCGCGCTGCCGGGCCTGTGGATCCTGCCGGGCAAGGCGCAGGCGGGGCGGGTCGCGGTCGTCGACATCGGGATCCCGCACGACGGCAACCCGGTCGCGCCGTGGTGCGGGCTGATCGGCGAGCGCATCCTCTCGTCCTATCCGCGGCGCGGGCAGGAGTCGACGAAGTTCGCGTCCGGCCACGTGCTGGTCGCGGGCGGCGCGCGCGGGCTGACGGGCGCGCCGTCGCTGGCGTCGATGGCCGCGATGCGCGCCGGCGCGGGCTACGTGACGGCGTGCGTCCCGGGGTCGTTGAACGACATCTTCGAGGTCAAGCTCACCGAGGTCATGACCGCGCCGCTGCCCGACGAGGCGGGCGCGCACGTGGAGGCCGGCGCCGACGAGGTGGTCGATCGCGCCCAGCAGCGCGGCGGCGCGCTCGTCCTGGGGCCGGGGATCGGGCGGTCCGACGGCGCGCTGGCCTTCGCGCGCCGGGTGGCGCGGGAGGCCGACGTCGCGCTCGTCCTGGACGCCGACGGCCTCAACGCGCACGCGGGCCGGCTGGAGGTGCTGGCCGGTCGCGGCAAGCCCGCCGTGCTGACGCCGCACGCCGGCGAGCTCGCGCGCCTGCTGAAGGTCGAGTCGGCCGCCGTCAACGCCCGGCGCCTGGAGCACGTCCGCGACGCCGCGCGCCGCTCCGGCTGCATCGTGGTGCTCAAGGGCGACGACACGCTCGTGGCCGAGCCCGAGGGCCGCGTCGGCATCTCCCGCGGCGGCTCGCCGGCGCTGGCGACCGCCGGCACCGGCGACGTCCTGTCCGGCATCCTCGGCGCGTTCCTGGCCCGCGGGATGGCGCCCTTCGAGGCCGCCTGCGCCGCGGTCTTCACGCACGCCGAGGCCGGCCGCCGCGCCGCGGTCCTCCTCGACGGCCCCGACGGCGTCATCGCCTCCGACGTCGTCGACGAGCTGCCGCACACGCTGAGCGCGGGCCGCCTCGAATGA
- the rplM gene encoding 50S ribosomal protein L13 yields the protein MKTYVANSTTRERNWLVVDANGQTLGRLATQIADALRGKRKPEYTPHVDTGDFVIVVNAEKISVSGNKRAEKRYYRHSGYPGGIKSRTLEEMLERRPEEVIRIAVKGMLPRNRLARKQITKLKVYAGPEHPHAAQQPQPLELNS from the coding sequence GTGAAGACCTACGTCGCCAACTCCACCACCCGCGAGCGCAACTGGCTCGTCGTCGATGCCAACGGCCAGACTCTTGGCCGGCTCGCGACGCAGATCGCTGACGCTCTGCGAGGCAAGCGCAAGCCCGAGTACACCCCGCATGTGGACACCGGTGACTTCGTCATCGTCGTCAACGCGGAGAAGATCTCGGTGAGCGGAAACAAGCGCGCAGAGAAGCGCTACTACCGCCACTCCGGCTACCCCGGTGGGATCAAGTCCCGCACGCTGGAGGAGATGCTCGAGCGGCGCCCCGAAGAGGTCATCCGGATCGCGGTCAAGGGCATGCTGCCCCGCAACCGCCTCGCCCGCAAGCAGATCACGAAGCTGAAGGTCTACGCCGGCCCGGAGCATCCGCACGCCGCGCAGCAGCCCCAGCCCCTGGAGCTCAACTCTTAG